Genomic segment of Benincasa hispida cultivar B227 chromosome 1, ASM972705v1, whole genome shotgun sequence:
AAATGTTTGACAAATCAGCTCTCAAAGCACAGGTGGTGACAAAAATAGGCATAAACACATGTTCAACAAGGCACTCAATTTTATTCACAAGAGTTGATGCTAAAGGCGCTCCATCAGGAATAGCCATCCCCAAAAGATAAGCCCCTAGAAGTGAAGGTTGACCTGTAAAGTCCCCAAAACAACATATAAAAGAGCTGAAGAAACAACCCCTTCAATATAACAGCTCTTCACTGGCATTCCTTGAGGTGTTTGTTTGATGATCCAAAACATTGCAGGTCTAATCACAAAGAAAGCCGTAAGTATGAGCATTATTAAGGCACCCACTTCAACTGCGACTCTTGAAGGGTTTACTTGGTATTGTATGTGTTGTGCTTTTATGATCAGAATGAATGTACCAAAAACGTCAATGACCAAGGCAGAGGAAAGGCCTAATCGCCCCACTTCCGAGTTCATAATTTTAAGCTCAAACAAGTGAAGCAACAACAGCAAATGAAGTCATCCCATGAAAGTTAATCAACATGGTGAGGAATCGTCTTTGTTTGAATGTTACTTGCCAGTCTTCATAAAGTCTCgtcaaaaacatatttttaaccAATGTCTCTGTGATTAGAGGGAGTAATAAAGCTGAAATTCCAATGAGAAATGCTGTTTTTCCTGTTTTTATTGTCATtcttaaatcaatttttactACACTTAGAAATATGTATAATGTGTACCCAACATCTGCCAGTAATCCAAGCACCTCTTGACTCCCCACATTCAGATGCTTTAGTTTTGCTTCCTCCCATTCGTTCCATGACCACCCGAACGCCAATCCGACCTGATATTCATTCATGGATTAAATTAAACCCTTTAcataagaaaaaggaaaattatttggAAGTTGTTTTATACTTACAAGAATTTGACAGGGAATCTTGGAGATCCCTAAACGCTTGAGAAAGTGATACGTAATTGCAAAGCAGAAACAGAACAAAATCAACTGAAGCTCTAGAAGAGGCAAAGAATTCTTCAACCACCATTGAGGGTCATTAAATTTAACCCATAAACCATTTGAATTTATATAAGGTGGAAGATCTATACAAATTGTACTTGTCGTATTTGAATGCAACTGTATCATCTTCTCCCCCATCACAATTAGTAACCAACAACCAAAATTTTGGTTTtgctttcaaaataatatattcaacatgtctttttttttcttctttttgtttatataattttcttttgtcTTTAAACAAACATGAAAGTTAAGCAACCCAAAAAAAGCCCCTTCCAAAAAGGGATTTGACagttctttttattttccaacTAACAGCCAGAAGGGTTCATCTTATATGTCTGTTTTTAACAGATCTCATTAAGAAATATAGCTAAAACATGAGGACATGTggttatgtttttatttatccCCTTGTTGGTGACAAATATAATCATCAGTATGGTTACCCCTTTTCCACCGTTACATGtatgagattcaaatatctcgaaattttatatttagtgATCATTAAaaactgtaaatattttaattacattGTCACGTGACGCTCTTGTTAAAtcatttgtcttttttttttttttgtggtacATTAAATTAACCAATATCTATGGATTTGTCTATCATAATGCCATATAAATGAGTTAAACTGAGAAGATAAACTTTCCTTTCATTAACTTATAAGATGTTTATAAAGTTAGCACACCACTGCAAAAAAATTGGATCATGAACTTAGGAGGATATATTAGTTATTTCTGTTGTTGTATTACCAAGACAGAAGATCTTGTGTTGTTATCTAGTGATGCAATCAAGTCCCCAAGAACTCCAAGCTCTGGAAATTCATTCCATTCACTAAGACCAGAAGTTTGAGGTGATGATGATTCCAACCCTTTTCTTCTGCCTACAATCATAAGATCAAATACATTCACCATTTCTCTAAGTCTCAATGCTGTTTGAGGTCCATCTACACTTATTTCCTCTAAAAATCTCACTCTCCCATCTCCCAAACATGTCATTTTGAAATCTTTGATAACCTCTGAATCAAGcattttctcccacttacttgtcCCCTGATCTTCCATACAACTCCCAAGTTTCAGCACTGTTAGTTCAATCCTTGTGTCCTTTGTTAAACGCTTTGCAAATGAAATTGCCTCTCTGTCATCATTCCCTCCCATGTATATCACACATACTGTATACTGACATTTCACTCCTGAAGATGCCATTGAAGGAATGCTTCCTAAATGCCCTTTGTCTACTAAGATGGCTACCGAACAAGGCGCTTTTTCAATCACACTGCAATTCAAATTCCTCATTGTGTTGCCTTCTTGGTCTGTAAATGAATAATTGAatcttaattatttgatttgttGGTCTGTAAACGAATCATTGAATCTTAATTAATGAATAAGAACAATGTATACCCAAAATCTGCAAGTAATACAAGCACATCTTGACTTTCCACATTCAAAACCTTTGTTTTTCCTTCCTCTCATTGATTCCAACAACATTCAAAAGCCAATCCAATCTGTAAAAGAAAACCCATTTAAGAAAATGAATTGAAATTTAGGGAAGAATTGGAAGTGGTTTTTTTACTTGCAAGATTTTGAGAGGAAAGCTTGGAGATACCAAAATGCTCGAGGAAATGACTTGTAAATACCAATGAAAAACGGAACAAAATCAATTGAAACTCAAGAAGAGGTAAAGATAACAGATTTTTAATTACCTTTGTGACGTGATGCTCTTGTTAAAtaatttgtcattttttttgtGTACATTAAATTAACCAATATCTATAGATTTTGTTACTACAGATAAATGAAAACAACTTCAAAGTGAATTAGAATCAGTTACATACAAGCTGTTCTTTATATACATTTTGTAATTACATGTGTACAAGCAAGAAAGTGAAAAATTATAGAGTGATCAAGAAATCTATCAGACTTATCTTGTAATAATCTTTGTACTCCCCGAATAAGAAAAATCATCAAGCTTCTCGCATGGACGTAGGCTATTCCTTGCCGAACCACGGTTAAAAACATCAGTGTTCATCTTTCTTCCCTGACTTCTCT
This window contains:
- the LOC120076728 gene encoding cation/H(+) antiporter 4-like; protein product: MWKVKMCLYYLQILDQEGNTMRNLNCSVIEKAPCSVAILVDKGHLGSIPSMASSGVKCQYTVCVIYMGGNDDREAISFAKRLTKDTRIELTVLKLGSCMEDQGTSKWEKMLDSEVIKDFKMTCLGDGRVRFLEEISVDGPQTALRLREMVNVFDLMIVGRRKGLESSSPQTSGLSEWNEFPELGVLGDLIASLDNNTRSSVLVIQQQK